TCGACGAGTGCAAAAAGGCCGCGCGATTCGAATGGAATCCTTCACATCAAAATTCCCAACACGGAGTCGGAGTGCGCCTCGAGTAATCCCTTTGTCCGTGCCCGCGCATCGATCATTCTCAACCACCACACCAACCCGCCACGGCCATATTGACCCCCCGAAGCCTGGTGAAGAGTGAGTGCAGCCATACACACAAGCAATAATAATgtcaaaaaaataaaataaacaAGCCACTGATTATCCCAGACTTTACGTCACCTTTGTTGAAAAGGATGGTGAGGAACACAAGTTCGCAGTCTCCGAAGGCGACAACCTTCTAGATATCGCTCAAGCCAACGATCTCGAAATGGAGGGTGCATGTGGCGGCTCATGCGCCTGCTCGACGTGCCACGTCATTGTCACCAACGAGGAGTTTTTCGATAAGATGCCCGAGCCAGAGGATGACGAAAACGACATGCTGGATCTGGCATTCGGCCTGACCGAGACGAGCCGACTGGGCTGTCAAGTGAAGATGACAAAGGAGCTGGACGGATTAGTTGTCAAGCTGCCGTCGATGACGCGGAATCTACAGGCCAGCGATTTCCAATGAGACGATGACAATGTAACAGTAGCTGCTGGGCATACCCCTTATAAAACACCTTGTACAATATGTGTGGATAGAAGGACGGATTTCCCACCGTCCAGAGTCGAAGAACGCGGGGAACATATCGGAGGGTATCTTTGACTGCATTTTCAGGCGATAAAAAAGTACTATATATACCTGCTTAACTCCTCTTACCAAACAAGAATCACGATCCAGCGCCTGTGTGCGTTTTTAGGTTCGTCTGAACCCACGAGGTAACCTATACGCTTAAGCCTCCTCCAAAGCGCCCTTTTTCAAACCTCCGCCCCCAGAGCTAATAAGATCCAAAAACCCCTTTTTACTCATCTCGTTCACCTTTTCCTCGCGGTTATTAATACCTATGACGCCCTGCTTCCTCGCGTCCTTCTCCGCCTCTGCGGCCTGGACTTGCGCAGCTCTTACGGCGTTAAACAGCTTAACCACACCTCTTTGCGCAACCTTGCGCAGCTTCCGTTCCGTGTCTAGAATCTCCGCTGTTGACGATTCAACTTCGCCGGTGGTGTCATCCCGACTGGCTTCAAGGACATCCTTGACGCGGCCCTTTTCTAgagccttcttcttttggtCACGCAGGTGTCGCTTTGCCCTGGCTTCTAAGGTGCTGTCAACGGCTGCTTTGGAGGCTTCATGTGCGGCCGCGCTTCTCGAGAGGACGGGGTCGGAACGTTTTGACGATGACAATTTTGTGGAAAGAATTTTGGAGATGGATGTGGCGAAGGCGCTGGGATCATTGCGCTTTGATTTGCGGCGGCTTGTGGCATTGTCCGAGTCAAGGTCATATTCATCAACGTCTGattcttcgtcgtcgtcgtcttcattttCCCCCTCGGCAGACTCGGCGTCATCTTTGTGCGCCGTCTTGGCGGGTTTTGAAGACTTTTTGGCTTTCTTCACTCTGGATTGCTCGTCTTCAGAACTTGATGAGTCGGCGTCAT
The DNA window shown above is from Metarhizium brunneum chromosome 1, complete sequence and carries:
- the YAH1 gene encoding Adrenodoxin; protein product: MSSASRTLASRLVTVPAAACRRVQKGRAIRMESFTSKFPTRSRSAPRVIPLSVPAHRSFSTTTPTRHGHIDPPKPGEELYVTFVEKDGEEHKFAVSEGDNLLDIAQANDLEMEGACGGSCACSTCHVIVTNEEFFDKMPEPEDDENDMLDLAFGLTETSRLGCQVKMTKELDGLVVKLPSMTRNLQASDFQ